Proteins encoded within one genomic window of Haloimpatiens massiliensis:
- a CDS encoding polymer-forming cytoskeletal protein, producing MENKLGDVKILGSGESSGGEYNQVKILGSGDINGDLKCKELKVMGSGDINGNVDGENIKVAGAADIDGNVKGDYISVSGAADIKGDINCKELKIAGAIDVDGNVYSEEIKVSGAVEIGGNCEAEIFNSNGVFEIDGMLNAGEINIKLKGKNEVGEIGGEKIDVRKNDEIGFGKFFKMSFSNSIAKLQCELIEGDEIYLEYTHAETVRGKNIVLGPGCNIENVEYSGSFNMSNESKVGVTKQI from the coding sequence GTGGAAAATAAATTAGGAGATGTAAAAATACTTGGTTCAGGAGAGAGTTCAGGTGGAGAATATAATCAAGTTAAGATACTTGGTTCTGGAGACATAAATGGTGATTTGAAGTGTAAAGAACTAAAGGTAATGGGGTCAGGAGATATAAATGGAAATGTAGATGGGGAAAATATAAAGGTTGCTGGTGCTGCAGATATAGATGGAAATGTTAAAGGTGATTATATAAGTGTCAGTGGTGCTGCAGATATAAAGGGAGATATAAATTGTAAAGAGTTAAAGATAGCTGGTGCCATAGATGTAGATGGCAATGTGTATTCAGAAGAAATAAAAGTTTCAGGAGCGGTAGAAATAGGTGGTAATTGCGAGGCTGAAATATTTAATTCTAATGGGGTTTTTGAAATAGATGGCATGCTTAATGCGGGAGAAATAAATATAAAATTAAAGGGAAAAAATGAAGTGGGAGAAATAGGTGGAGAGAAGATAGATGTAAGAAAAAATGATGAAATAGGATTTGGAAAGTTTTTCAAAATGTCCTTTAGTAACTCTATAGCTAAATTACAATGTGAGCTAATAGAGGGTGATGAAATATACTTGGAATACACTCATGCTGAAACTGTAAGAGGTAAAAATATAGTACTAGGACCAGGATGCAATATAGAAAATGTTGAATACAGTGGGAGCTTCAATATGTCAAATGAATCAAAAGTGGGTGTAACAAAGCAAATATAA
- a CDS encoding tetratricopeptide repeat protein: MDLKAHYAEKLSKLLFLNIKRERLKELFNVDLKEDIYMPVGTENLAKEIKETKALDVMPMSFFIEGMFYVLGADCNFKFNKYYEKMLLNTKDGEKYIKSKIAKEIKKNNYEEGYIMLKGLCIIEKSKGNFSKLLLLCDKLRESSKLYVEEELNLIVQCKELYEDFPEPYLYEALILKEQEDFQKAYYCINTYLAKGGDESKEISTFKESLSIINQYDKGKDLVSEEPEEALKLLIPLMQPLGDKAEIYYYVAVAYRNMKNHDKAIYYLNDALAIDNKAVEIINEMGLNYASIGQYEKAIAYFRDAFSFTGSVEICTNLIMCYLNINDLEQAKVHLKLAKEIDPEDEIVKEIEKSIIYNT; this comes from the coding sequence GTGGATTTAAAAGCTCATTATGCAGAGAAATTATCTAAATTACTATTTTTAAATATAAAAAGAGAAAGGCTTAAGGAACTTTTTAATGTGGATTTAAAAGAGGACATATACATGCCTGTGGGAACAGAAAACTTAGCTAAAGAGATAAAAGAAACTAAGGCTTTAGATGTTATGCCCATGAGTTTCTTTATAGAAGGAATGTTTTATGTTTTAGGAGCAGATTGTAATTTTAAATTTAATAAATACTATGAAAAGATGCTTTTGAACACTAAAGATGGAGAAAAATATATAAAATCTAAAATTGCAAAAGAAATTAAAAAGAATAATTATGAAGAAGGATATATAATGTTAAAGGGACTTTGCATTATAGAAAAAAGCAAGGGCAACTTTTCAAAACTCTTATTACTTTGTGATAAGCTAAGGGAAAGCAGTAAACTTTATGTGGAAGAGGAATTAAATTTAATAGTACAGTGTAAAGAACTGTATGAAGATTTTCCAGAACCATATTTATACGAAGCTCTTATATTAAAAGAACAGGAAGATTTCCAAAAGGCATATTACTGTATAAACACATATTTAGCTAAAGGTGGAGATGAGAGCAAGGAAATTAGTACATTTAAAGAATCTTTAAGCATAATAAATCAATATGACAAAGGTAAAGATTTAGTAAGTGAAGAACCTGAGGAAGCATTAAAATTGTTAATTCCACTTATGCAGCCTCTAGGAGATAAAGCTGAAATATATTATTATGTTGCAGTAGCTTATAGAAATATGAAAAATCATGACAAGGCTATATATTATTTAAATGATGCATTAGCAATAGATAATAAGGCTGTAGAAATAATAAATGAAATGGGTCTTAATTATGCTTCTATAGGGCAATATGAGAAGGCTATAGCATATTTTAGAGATGCTTTTAGTTTTACGGGTTCTGTAGAAATATGTACAAATTTAATTATGTGCTATTTAAATATTAATGATTTGGAACAGGCAAAAGTCCATTTGAAGCTTGCTAAGGAAATAGATCCAGAAGATGAAATAGTTAAAGAAATAGAAAAAAGCATAATTTATAATACCTAA
- a CDS encoding ABC transporter ATP-binding protein encodes MNKELAVEVKNLKKYFISEKKKLFKKTDKKEFKAVDDVSFHINKGEVFGLLGPNGAGKTTTIKMITGLLRPTDGSVTVMGKDVDKNPMEALSNIGTVLAGDRSIYWKLSARENLEYFAALYGCNKKEAKDRTQKVLERLGLKDKADELVEKYSTGMKQKVALGKALIPNAPVVLLDEPTLGLDPQAAINLREIILEIKNEGRTVLLTTHYMEEADFLSDRIAIIDGGKIIALDTPENLKRKLNEVKTLNVEVDGSDKKLLDEIKEIKDIKNVVSKYDEAGRRYILNIHHMDGDVVIQKIIDCVSNNNKKILSMNVKEPSLEDVFIHLTGKSLRD; translated from the coding sequence ATGAATAAAGAATTAGCAGTAGAGGTTAAAAATTTAAAAAAGTATTTTATCAGTGAAAAAAAGAAATTATTTAAAAAAACTGATAAAAAAGAATTTAAAGCAGTGGATGATGTAAGTTTTCATATAAATAAGGGGGAGGTTTTTGGGCTTTTAGGACCTAATGGAGCAGGAAAAACCACAACTATAAAAATGATAACAGGCCTTTTAAGGCCTACAGATGGTAGTGTTACAGTTATGGGAAAAGATGTAGATAAAAATCCTATGGAAGCTTTAAGTAATATAGGAACGGTACTAGCAGGAGATAGAAGTATATATTGGAAGCTAAGTGCTAGGGAGAATTTGGAATATTTTGCAGCTTTATATGGGTGTAATAAAAAGGAAGCTAAGGACAGAACTCAAAAGGTGTTAGAGAGATTGGGGCTCAAAGATAAGGCAGATGAATTAGTAGAGAAATATTCTACAGGTATGAAGCAAAAGGTAGCATTAGGCAAAGCCTTGATACCTAATGCACCAGTGGTTTTACTAGATGAACCGACCTTAGGGCTAGATCCTCAAGCAGCTATTAATTTAAGAGAAATAATTCTAGAGATAAAAAATGAAGGAAGAACTGTGCTTTTGACCACACATTACATGGAAGAAGCAGATTTTTTAAGTGATAGAATAGCAATAATAGATGGAGGAAAAATAATAGCATTAGATACCCCCGAAAATCTAAAAAGAAAGTTAAATGAAGTAAAGACTTTAAATGTAGAGGTGGATGGTTCTGATAAAAAACTTTTAGATGAAATAAAAGAAATAAAAGATATAAAAAATGTAGTGAGCAAATATGATGAGGCTGGAAGAAGGTATATTTTAAATATTCATCATATGGATGGGGATGTGGTTATTCAAAAGATAATAGATTGTGTTTCAAACAATAATAAAAAAATACTCAGCATGAATGTGAAGGAACCTTCCCTGGAGGATGTATTTATACATTTAACAGGAAAGAGCTTGAGGGATTAG
- a CDS encoding 50S ribosomal protein L25: protein METLVLSKRQNKTSNSAKKKRRMGLVPGVLYGKSLGNYMFEVGELELKREINGVGEHGIIDLDVEGSIVKALIKEVQRDAVNHEIIHVDLQEIKRNSIVQSDVPIVFHNEKIVSKTGGILQKEKNSIKVQCNAEELPKSIHIDLKGLKVGSVIRMGDVEMAKEISMIEDPDTVILSVTYAKNEEVNVENEENYELEVKEE from the coding sequence ATGGAAACTTTAGTATTGAGTAAAAGACAAAATAAAACTTCTAATTCAGCTAAAAAGAAAAGAAGAATGGGATTAGTTCCTGGGGTTCTTTATGGGAAATCATTGGGAAATTATATGTTTGAAGTAGGAGAATTGGAACTAAAAAGAGAAATAAATGGAGTAGGAGAGCACGGAATTATAGACTTAGATGTGGAAGGAAGCATAGTAAAAGCTCTTATTAAAGAAGTTCAAAGAGATGCTGTAAATCATGAAATAATACATGTGGATTTACAAGAGATTAAAAGAAATTCCATAGTACAATCTGATGTTCCTATAGTATTCCATAATGAAAAAATTGTATCTAAAACTGGTGGTATATTGCAAAAGGAGAAAAATAGTATTAAAGTTCAGTGTAATGCGGAAGAATTGCCTAAGAGTATACACATTGATTTAAAGGGATTAAAAGTTGGAAGTGTGATAAGAATGGGCGATGTAGAAATGGCAAAGGAAATATCCATGATAGAAGACCCAGACACTGTTATATTGAGTGTTACTTATGCAAAAAATGAAGAAGTAAATGTAGAAAATGAAGAAAATTATGAACTAGAGGTAAAAGAGGAATAA
- a CDS encoding phospho-sugar mutase yields the protein MTYNEKYQLWINSNFIDKETKKELINIKNEKEKEDRFYKDLQFGTGGLRGIIGAGSNRMNIYTVGKATEGLGRYLINKNGAEASVSIAYDSRNKSKEFAEAAAMVLCAKGIKVNLFESLRPTPMLSFTVRHLKSSAGIVITASHNPKEYNGYKVYGEDGGQITDSTADAIISEINGIEDFNEIKFMEIEKAKEEGILSIIGEEVDNVYMERVKDLSIRKSLIKEKADELKIIYTPIHGSGNKPVRRVLKELGYEKVYTVKEQEKPDGNFPTVDYPNPEDPRVFDIALKMAEDIEPDLIFGTDPDCDRIGVVVKNKEGQYKVLTGNQTGALLMEYILSSLKEEQKLPRNGVVIKTIVTTEIARKIAREYNVEIIDVLTGFKYIGEKMKEFEEKGDKKYIFGFEESYGYLTGDFVRDKDAVITSMLICEMALYYKSKGLTLYDALQKLYNKYGFYKEELVSITLKGKEGQEKIEKLMEHLRHSMKAHLNEIKIIKKFDYKLGIQKDLVKINEEEIDLPKSNVLKFILEDNSCFVVRPSGTEPKIKIYLSVVGDSSENCKGKMIKFKEQVMSLID from the coding sequence ATGACATACAATGAAAAATATCAGTTATGGATAAACTCCAATTTTATAGATAAAGAAACTAAAAAAGAACTAATAAATATAAAAAATGAAAAAGAAAAAGAAGATAGATTCTATAAAGATCTTCAATTTGGTACAGGAGGTCTTAGAGGAATAATAGGTGCTGGTAGTAATAGAATGAATATCTATACTGTAGGAAAAGCCACAGAAGGCTTAGGAAGATATTTAATAAATAAAAATGGAGCTGAGGCTTCAGTTAGTATAGCCTATGATTCTAGAAATAAATCAAAAGAGTTTGCAGAAGCTGCTGCTATGGTATTATGCGCTAAGGGAATAAAGGTGAATTTATTTGAAAGTCTAAGACCTACCCCCATGTTATCTTTTACCGTAAGACATTTAAAAAGTAGTGCAGGTATAGTAATAACTGCTTCACATAATCCTAAAGAATATAACGGATATAAGGTTTATGGAGAAGATGGCGGACAAATAACAGATAGTACAGCAGATGCAATAATATCAGAAATAAATGGAATTGAAGATTTTAATGAAATTAAATTTATGGAAATAGAAAAGGCTAAAGAAGAAGGAATTCTTTCTATAATAGGGGAAGAAGTAGACAATGTATATATGGAAAGAGTAAAGGATTTATCCATAAGAAAAAGTTTAATTAAAGAAAAAGCTGATGAATTAAAGATAATATATACACCTATTCATGGTTCGGGCAATAAACCAGTAAGAAGAGTTTTAAAGGAATTGGGTTATGAAAAGGTCTACACTGTTAAAGAGCAAGAAAAGCCAGATGGTAATTTCCCTACAGTGGATTATCCTAACCCAGAAGACCCAAGAGTTTTTGACATAGCTCTTAAAATGGCAGAGGATATAGAGCCAGATCTTATTTTTGGAACTGATCCAGATTGTGACAGAATTGGCGTAGTAGTTAAAAATAAAGAAGGACAGTATAAGGTACTAACAGGAAATCAAACTGGTGCATTATTAATGGAATATATATTATCCTCCTTAAAAGAAGAACAAAAATTACCTAGAAATGGTGTGGTGATTAAGACCATAGTAACTACAGAAATAGCTAGGAAAATAGCTAGAGAGTACAATGTAGAAATTATAGATGTACTCACAGGTTTTAAGTATATAGGGGAAAAAATGAAGGAGTTTGAAGAAAAAGGGGATAAAAAGTATATTTTTGGATTTGAGGAAAGCTATGGATACCTAACTGGAGATTTTGTAAGGGATAAAGATGCAGTTATAACATCTATGCTTATATGTGAAATGGCCCTTTACTATAAATCCAAAGGCTTGACATTGTATGATGCACTTCAGAAATTATACAATAAATATGGATTCTATAAAGAAGAATTGGTCTCTATCACACTTAAAGGAAAAGAAGGTCAGGAAAAGATAGAGAAGCTTATGGAGCATTTGAGACACTCCATGAAAGCTCATTTGAATGAGATTAAAATAATCAAGAAGTTTGACTACAAATTAGGAATACAAAAAGATTTAGTAAAAATAAATGAAGAAGAAATAGATCTTCCTAAGTCTAATGTATTAAAATTTATACTAGAGGATAATTCTTGTTTTGTAGTCAGACCTTCAGGTACAGAGCCAAAAATAAAAATATATTTATCAGTAGTAGGAGATAGCAGTGAAAACTGTAAAGGTAAAATGATTAAATTTAAAGAGCAGGTAATGAGTTTGATAGACTAA